From the genome of Ananas comosus cultivar F153 linkage group 16, ASM154086v1, whole genome shotgun sequence, one region includes:
- the LOC109722515 gene encoding cytochrome P450 72A15-like produces MGVGIEVEVESPWAWAWSSATVVVVVVVVGMAVWWGVRMVEWGLRAQGLRGSRYHPFAGDLPENARLNAAARSRPLPLSPSPHRIVTRVFPMFHRVMKLHGKISFIWFGPTPRVTVTDPELVREVLSNKFGHFEKPAASPLVKLLADGLANYEGEKWARHRRILNPAFHLEKLKRMLPSFSTCCTELIARWENLVPSEGSSEIDVWPELQNFTGDVISRTAFGSSYQEGRRIFQLQSELAERLIQAFQYLHIPGYRFLPTKNNRRMKEIDGEIRSLLRGIIGKREKAIKVGEATNDDLLGLMLESNMRYFEENANSNLKMSTDEVIVECKLFYFAGQETTSVLLTWTMVALSMHPEWQARAREEVLQVFGNGRPDFEGLSRLKIVTMIFYEVLRLYPPVIFLNRKTYKEMKLGGITYPPGVTLMLLTIFLHHDPDIWGQDASEFRPERFAEGISKASKDQVAFFPFGWGPRICIGQSFALLEAKMGLSMILQRFTFELSPSYIHAPYTVITLQPQHGAQINFRRL; encoded by the exons ATGGGAGTGGGAATTGAGGTGGAGGTCGAGTCGCCATGGGCGTGGGCGTGGAGCTCGGcgacggtggtggtggtggtggtggtggtggggatgGCGGTGTGGTGGGGGGTGCGGATGGTGGAGTGGGGGCTGCGGGCGCAGGGGCTGCGCGGGAGCCGCTACCACCCCTTCGCCGGCGACCTCCCGGAGAACGCCCGGCTCAACGCCGCCGCCCGCTCCCGgcccctccctctctccccctccccccaccGCATCGTTACCCGCGTCTTCCCTATGTTCCACCGAGTCATGAAGCTACACG gtaaaatttcttttatttggtttggtCCAACACCCAGAGTGACAGTTACTGACCCAGAGCTGGTGAGGGAAGTTCTGTCAAACAAGTTTGGGCACTTCGAGAAGCCGGCAGCGAGCCCTCTCGTAAAATTGTTGGCTGACGGGCTCGCAAACTACGAAGGCGAAAAATGGGCCAGGCACAGGAGAATCCTCAATCCGGCTTTTCATCTCGAAAAGCTTAAG CGTATGCTGCCGTCGTTCTCTACTTGTTGTACTGAGTTGATCGCCAGATGGGAGAATTTAGTTCCGTCAGAAGGATCGTCTGAAATAGATGTTTGGCCGGAGCTGCAGAACTTCACGGGAGACGTCATCTCCCGAACTGCTTTCGGTAGCAGCTACCAAGAAGGACGACGAATATTTCAGCTTCAATCAGAGCTTGCCGAGCGCCTTATTCAGGCTTTTCAGTATTTGCATATCCCAGGTTACAG GTTTCTCCCGACGAAGAACAATAGGAGAATGAAAGAGATCGATGGAGAGATTCGATCACTCCTAAGAGGCATAATCgggaagagagaaaaagctATTAAGGTGGGCGAAGCTACTAACGACGACCTACTGGGCTTGATGTTGGAGTCGAATATGAGATACTTCGAAGAGAATGCAAACTCGAACCTCAAGATGAGCACTGACGAGGTGATCGTAGAATGCAAGCTATTCTACTTTGCAGGACAAGAGACGACGTCGGTATTGCTGACATGGACGATGGTTGCTCTAAGCATGCATCCCGAATGGCAGGCTCGCGCAAGAGAAGAGGTTTTGCAAGTCTTTGGGAATGGTAGACCTGATTTCGAAGGCTTGAGCCGCTTAAAGATT GTGACGATGATCTTTTACGAGGTTCTTCGACTCTACCCGCCTGTGATCTTCCTCAACAGGAAAACATACAAAGAAATGAAGCTCGGAGGCATAACTTACCCGCCTGGAGTAACCCTCATGTTGCTCACCATCTTCCTGCACCACGATCCCGACATCTGGGGCCAAGACGCATCCGAGTTCAGGCCGGAGAGATTCGCTGAGGGGATATCAAAGGCTTCGAAAGACCAAGTCGCGTTCTTTCCTTTTGGTTGGGGGCCCCGCATTTGTATCGGGCAAAGTTTCGCGCTGCTCGAAGCTAAGATGGGGCTCAGCATGATCCTTCAGCGGTTCACCTTCGAGCTCTCACCATCGTACATTCACGCCCCGTACACTGTTATAACTCTCCAGCCCCAGCACGGTGCTCAAATCAACTTTCGTAGGTTATGA